The following proteins come from a genomic window of Candidatus Thiodiazotropha sp. CDECU1:
- the prfB gene encoding peptide chain release factor 2 (programmed frameshift) — MQDINPISQSIADLKGRVTSLRGYLDYEGKQERLTEVLRELEDPNVWNDQERAQALGRERATLEAVVLTVDELTNGLADAGELLEMAVEEGDEAAVDAIQEELADFTRKVSVLEFRRMFSGETDHCNAFLDIQAGSGGTEAQDWAEMLLRMYLRWGEHRGFKTELIEVSAGEVAGIKSATVRYEGEYAFGWLRTEIGVHRLVRKSPFDSGNRRHTSFAAVFVSPEIDDSIQVEINPADLRIDVYRASGAGGQHVNRTESAVRITHNPTGIVVQCQNDRSQHKNKATAMKQLKAKLYEFEMQKRNASQQELEESKSDIGWGSQIRSYVLDASRIKDLRTGVETGNTQAVLDGGLDMFIEASLKSGV; from the exons ATGCAAGATATTAATCCGATTAGCCAATCCATCGCGGATTTGAAGGGACGGGTCACCTCCCTGAGGGGGTATCTT GACTATGAAGGCAAACAGGAGCGTTTGACCGAGGTTCTGCGTGAATTGGAAGATCCCAACGTTTGGAACGATCAGGAGCGCGCCCAGGCCCTGGGTCGGGAACGCGCCACGCTGGAAGCTGTAGTACTCACCGTCGATGAACTCACCAACGGGCTGGCTGACGCGGGCGAATTGTTGGAAATGGCGGTGGAGGAGGGAGACGAGGCTGCTGTCGATGCTATTCAGGAAGAGCTTGCGGATTTTACCAGGAAGGTTTCGGTGCTGGAGTTTCGTCGCATGTTCTCCGGTGAGACCGACCATTGCAATGCATTTCTCGATATTCAGGCGGGCTCAGGGGGTACGGAGGCGCAGGATTGGGCGGAGATGCTACTGCGCATGTATCTGCGATGGGGTGAACATCGTGGTTTCAAGACCGAACTTATCGAGGTCTCCGCAGGAGAAGTGGCAGGCATCAAGAGCGCCACGGTACGCTACGAGGGGGAGTATGCCTTTGGTTGGCTACGCACTGAAATCGGGGTTCATCGCCTGGTGCGAAAATCGCCCTTCGATTCTGGAAATCGGCGCCATACCTCGTTTGCGGCAGTCTTCGTCTCCCCGGAAATCGACGATTCCATACAGGTAGAGATCAATCCCGCTGACCTGCGAATCGATGTCTACCGCGCCAGCGGTGCGGGGGGGCAGCATGTCAACCGGACCGAATCGGCGGTGAGAATCACCCACAATCCCACAGGTATCGTGGTGCAGTGCCAGAACGATCGTTCCCAGCATAAGAACAAGGCCACGGCGATGAAGCAGCTGAAGGCCAAGTTATACGAATTCGAGATGCAGAAACGAAATGCCTCGCAACAGGAGCTGGAGGAGAGCAAATCAGATATCGGCTGGGGCAGCCAGATTCGCAGTTATGTCCTCGATGCTTCCCGGATCAAGGATCTGCGCACCGGCGTTGAGACAGGTAATACCCAGGCGGTGCTCGATGGTGGACTCGACATGTTTATCGAGGCGAGCCTCAAAAGCGGGGTGTAA
- the lysS gene encoding lysine--tRNA ligase codes for MNDETQDENKLIAQRRDKLQQMRDSGNAFPNDFRRNSMAGELHAEYGEKSGEELEGSGLRVKLAGRMMSRRVMGKASFAHLQDMSGRMQLFVQRDSLEEGVYNSQFKKWDIGDIIGAEGVLFKTKTGELSVKVDNLRLLTKALRPLPEKFHGLSDQELRYRQRYVDLIMNEASRNTFQLRTRIVQFIRNFLDQRGFLEVETPMMQVIPGGATARPFATRHNALDMDMFLRIAPELYLKRLVVGGFERVYEINRNFRNEGLSTRHNPEFTMLEFYEAYADYNDLMDLTEAMLRGLCQEVLGSAEVSYQGERYDFASPFQRMTVKESICHFNQEITTQMLDDEAQARGIAERMEIPLKPSYGLGKIQIEIFEKSVEHRLMNPTFITAYPTEVSPLARRNDDDPFVTDRFEFFVGGREIANGFSELNDAEDQAERFRQQVEEKEAGDDEAMHYDADYVRALEHGMPPTAGEGIGIDRLVMLLTDSPSIRDVLLFPHMRPE; via the coding sequence ATGAATGACGAGACCCAGGACGAAAACAAGCTGATTGCCCAGCGTCGTGACAAGCTGCAACAGATGCGCGACAGCGGGAATGCCTTTCCCAACGATTTCCGCCGCAACAGCATGGCCGGAGAGTTACATGCCGAGTATGGGGAGAAGTCGGGTGAGGAGCTGGAGGGTTCGGGACTGCGGGTCAAATTAGCCGGTCGCATGATGAGCCGGCGGGTCATGGGCAAGGCGAGCTTTGCCCATCTTCAGGATATGTCGGGACGCATGCAGCTCTTCGTGCAGCGAGACTCACTCGAAGAAGGTGTCTATAACAGCCAATTCAAGAAGTGGGATATCGGTGACATCATCGGTGCCGAAGGGGTGCTGTTCAAGACCAAAACCGGTGAGCTTTCGGTGAAGGTCGACAATCTGCGCTTGTTGACCAAGGCGCTGCGCCCACTGCCGGAAAAGTTTCACGGCCTCTCCGATCAGGAGCTTCGCTATCGTCAGCGCTATGTCGACCTGATCATGAACGAGGCGTCGCGGAATACCTTTCAGTTACGCACCCGTATCGTGCAGTTCATTCGCAACTTTCTCGATCAGCGCGGTTTCCTGGAAGTGGAGACACCGATGATGCAGGTGATACCCGGCGGCGCCACCGCAAGACCTTTTGCTACCCGTCACAACGCCCTGGATATGGATATGTTTCTGCGTATCGCCCCGGAGCTCTATCTGAAACGCTTGGTGGTGGGGGGATTCGAAAGGGTCTACGAGATCAACCGCAACTTCCGTAACGAAGGGCTCTCCACCCGCCACAATCCCGAATTCACCATGCTGGAGTTCTACGAAGCCTATGCCGACTACAACGATCTGATGGATTTGACCGAGGCGATGCTGCGGGGGCTATGTCAGGAGGTATTGGGAAGCGCCGAGGTCTCCTACCAGGGAGAGCGTTACGATTTTGCCAGCCCCTTCCAGCGCATGACGGTCAAGGAGTCAATCTGCCATTTCAACCAGGAGATCACTACGCAGATGCTGGATGATGAGGCCCAGGCCCGGGGCATAGCCGAGAGGATGGAGATCCCCCTCAAGCCCAGCTATGGGCTTGGCAAGATACAGATCGAGATATTCGAAAAGAGTGTGGAACATCGCTTGATGAATCCCACCTTCATCACCGCCTATCCCACCGAGGTCTCACCCCTGGCGAGACGCAACGACGACGATCCTTTCGTCACCGACCGGTTCGAGTTTTTCGTCGGTGGCCGCGAGATCGCTAACGGCTTTTCCGAGCTCAACGATGCGGAGGATCAGGCCGAGCGTTTTCGCCAACAGGTGGAGGAGAAGGAGGCCGGGGACGATGAAGCGATGCACTACGATGCCGACTATGTGCGGGCCCTTGAGCACGGCATGCCCCCTACCGCCGGCGAGGGGATAGGCATAGACCGGCTGGTGATGCTGCTCACCGACTCCCCCTCGATCCGTGATGTACTGCTGTTTCCGCACATGCGGCCGGAGTAG